Part of the Streptomyces antimycoticus genome, TGGGGGTGTCGATGTAGTACATGAGGCGGCCGTCGGGGCTCCAGCCGATGCCGTTGCTGACCGTCACCTCCGGCAGGAACTCCGCAGGGGAGCCGTCGGCCCCGATCCGGGAGAGCGTGCCGCCACCGGCCGTCTCGTCGTAGCGCATGGTGCCCGCCCACAGCGCGCCGTCCGGCGCCACCGCGGCGTCGTTGCCACGGCGGCCGGGGACCGCCTCGCGCACCAGCCAGTCGAAGCCGCCGTCGGCGCCGTACATCCCGATGCCGTCGCGGAGGTTGACCACCAGACCGCCGCCCGCGCGGGGCTTGGCCGCGCCGACATGCTGCTCGGTGGCCAGGGTGGTGCGGCGGCCGGTGGCGGGGTCGTAGGTGTGGACGCGGGAGGAGAGGATGTCCACCCAGATCAGCCGCCGGGCGGCGGCGTCCCAGGTGGGTCCCTCACCGAGCACGGCGCTCGCGCGCACCGCGATCTCGAGCGATGGCCGTGTGCTCATATGTCCCGCCTCCGATGTCCCAGCCGCGCCGACAGCTCTCCCGCGCCCTTGGCCGCCAGCTCCTCCAGCTCGGCCTGGCGCTCCTCGCTCCAGCGGATCGTCGGCACCGAGATCGACAGCGCCGCGACCACCTTGCCCGTGGAGTCCCGCACGGGCGCCGCCACGCAGCTCACATCCGGGTTGGACTCCCGCTGCTCGACCGCGATGCCGCGTTCGCGCACGGTGAGGAGATGGCGGCGCAGTTCGACGGGGGAGGTGATGCTGTTGTCCGTCATCGCGGGCAGCGGCTGCTCGTTGGACAGCCGCGCGTCCAGGGCGTCGTCCGGCAGGGAGGCGAGCAGCATCTTGCCGACCGAGGTGCAGTGGGCAGGCAACCGGCGGCCGGCGGCGGAGACCATGCGGACGGCGTGGGTGGAGTCGACCTTGGCGATATAGATGACGTCCATGCCCTCGAGAATCGCGACATGCACGGTCTCGTCGCAGGTCTCCGCGACGCTCCGGGCCACCTGCCGGCCCTCGGCGGCCAGGTCGAGCTGCTCGGCATAGCGACTGCCGAGCTGATACGGCCGTACCCCGAGCCGATAGCGGCCGGGCTGGTCGGGTACCTGGACCAGATAGGAACGGGCGGCCAGAGTGGTCACCAGCTCATGGACGGTCGTACGGGGCAGGCCGAGCCGGCGGGTGATCTCGGGTGCGGAGAGAGTGCCGTCTCCGTCCAGGAAGAGCTCGAGTATGTCCAGAGCCCGTGTCACCGCGGGTACCAGGCGTCCCATAGTGCCGCCCTCCCTTCTGGTCAGATGGCAAGCGTTCGAGATTCCGGCCGGTGGCCGGTATCGCGAACACAGGTTATGCGGAGCGGACTTCCCCCGGCAATGGTCCGGCAAAGTAGGAGCCATGGATTCCGCGCCCGGCTCGTTCCTCCAGCCCGACTCATTTCCCACCCCCTTCCCCTTCGTCCTCGTACTGCTGCGGCGGATGGCCGACCATCAGCCGGGGCTGGTCGAGGACGCACTGCGCGAGCTGGGCTTCGGGCGTGCGGTGATGCGCGAGGCCAACCGTCGCTGGCAGGCCATGCAGCGCTCGCCACGGCGGCGCTCGGCGGTCGCCCGCTACCGCTCCGTGCTGGGCCCGCCCGAGTCCACCTCCGCCCGCCGGATCGGCGATCTGACGAGCGAGGCGCTGAGCTGGTCCCTGCCGCTGTGGCCGGATCTGCGGTTCGAGGTGCTCACCGCGCCGAACGGGGCGGTGTGGAACGAGTGGCTGGTGCGCGCTCCGGGCGCGCCCGGGCCGCGCCTGCGGACGGCCGCCGACCTCGTGCCCTGGTCCTGCACGGTGGACGAGGTGGCGCGCGCCTTCGCACCCGCGCGGCCCATGGAGGGCTCGGCGCCCACCCGCTGGCGGCTGGCCTTCGACGCGCCGGAGGCGGAGAACGGTGAACTCCGCCACTATGTGGCGGAGTTCACCTGGGGACTGCTGCAGCGCGTGGAGAACGTCAGGCCAGCTTCGCCGACAGCGTGATCTCCGTACCGGCGAGCGCCTGGCTCACCGGGCAGTTCTTCTTGGCGTCCTCGGCCGCCGCGGTGAACGCGGCCTCGTCCAGGCCCTCCACCGTGCCCTCGACGGTGAGGTGGATGCCGGTGATCCCGGTGCCGGGCTGGAAGGTGACGTCGGCCTGGGTGGTCAGCTGGGTGGGCGGGTTGCCCGCCTGGGTGAGGCCGTGCGAGAGCGCCATCGAGAAGCAGCTGGAGTGGGCCGCCGCGATCAGCTCCTCGGGGCTGGTCTTGCCGTTGGCCTGCTCGGCGCGGGACGGCCAGGAGACCTGCTGCTCGCCGATGCCGGAGGAGTCGAAGGTGACGGTCCCCTGTCCCTGGGCCAGATTGCCCTGCCAGACGGTGTGCGCGGTACGCGTCGTAGCCATGCTCGCTGTTCCCTGCTTCCTGTCGGTGACGTCCACCCGTCGGTGGTGGAGCGCCGAACGAGACGTATGCGTAGACCGAGACGTCTAGGTAGACCGAGACGGATACGTAGACGGTCGGAGGTGATCACCCGGCGGGGGTGCCACCGCTTCCGGTCGCCCCCTGCCCGGAGATCGACTCCGAGCCTACGTTCCAGGCGACCACGACCGGGCGACCATGCTCAGTTCCGAGTCGACTCACGGTCGCGGTGTCCAGCCGGAAGAGCGCGCCGGCGGACGGGGGCAGGCCCAGCCGACGGGCGGTGAGCACCCGCAGTACGTGGGCGTGCGCCACCAGCACCACATCGGCGCCGTCCTCCGCCGCCAGCTCGGCGGCGATCCGGTCGAGCACCCGGTCCACACGGGCCCCGATCCGCTCGGGCGACTCCCCGGGGTGGTCGGGACCGCCCGGCGGGACGCCGTCGGTCCACAGGTCCCAGTCGGGGCGGGTGCGGTGGATCTCGGTGGTGGTGATGCCCTCGTAGCCGCCGTAGTCCCATTCGTGCAGCTCGGGCTCGACAGTGAGGTCTTCCAGCCCGGCGAGCCGAGCGGTGCGCGTGGCCCGCGCCATCGGGCTGACCAGGGTGAGCCCGATCTTCCGCGCGGCGAGCGGCGGGCGCAGGGCGCGGGCCTGCTCCTCACCGCGCGGGGTCAGGGGCACATCGGTCCAGCTGGTGTGCTTGCGCGACCGGCTCCACTCGGTTTCGCCGTGCCGGATCAGCACCAACTCAGCCACGGTTGCCGGATGCCTTCTCGTCGCCGGCGGCGGCCTGCTCCTTCTCCTCGTCGATGGCCCGCTTCTCGTTCGACGCGGCGGCGATGGACGCCCGCACGCTGTCCATGTCGAGGTCGCGGGCCTGGCCGATGACGTCCTCCAGGGCCGGCTCGGGGAGGGCGCCGGGCTGGGCGAAGACCGCGATGTTCTCCCGCACGATCATCAGCGTGGGGATGGACTGGATGTCGAAGGCGGCGGCCAGTTCGGGCTGCGCCTCGGTGTCGACCTTGGCGAACAGCAGATCCTGATGGCGCTCGGCGGCCTTCTCGTAGATGGGCGCGAACATCCGGCACGGCCCGCACCAGGAGGCCCAGAAATCGATCAGGACGAATTCGCTACCGGACACGATCTCGTCGAAGTTGTCCTTGGTGAGCTCGACGGTGCTAGTGCTCATGCCTGCGTTACCCGCTTCCGTACATCGGCAGATGCCACATGCACGGTAACCCCGCCACCGCCCGCGGTTATTCCGGGGCCGTGGCGCCCTTACCGCTGCTCGACGGGTCAGGCCGTCCGGAAGCGTATGCCCAGGTCGGCGGGGGTGAAACGGCCTACGTCCCTGGGGGACAGCCCGCGGTCGGTCCCGCGGAAGACCCAGAAGCCACCCGTCCTGCCGTGGCCGTAGCCGGGCGCGGCGGCGATCACCTCGGCGTGTCCGTCCCCGTCGACGTCGAGCAGCGGGGGCTGGGGGGCGAAGGCGTCGAAGCCGTAGGGAGTGTGCCGGCCGGGCACCCCCGGGGTGTCCAGGTCCAGGGTCTGCTCTCCGCCGTTCCCCTCGTGCGCGCTCGCGGCCGGGTCGTACTCGCCGCCGTGCCCGCGCCGTGCCCCGGGCAGCAGGGTGAGCCGGCCGTTGCCGTAGTTCTTCTCCGGGGTGGCCACCACCAGGTCGGGGCGGCCGTCGCCGGTGATGTCGCCGACGGACGGGGAGCCGCCGAAGCCATCGCCGCGCCGTGCGTCGCCGGGCAGACCCGGCCCCGACGGATCGACCGTGAGATCCGAACGCCCCCGGCCCAGGCCGGACCTGGCGCCGTGGACGACGGTCAGCCGCCCGGCGCCGGAGTGCCGCCCGGGGCCGAGGGTCCCCTGGCCGGGCGCGAGCAGATCGTCGATCCCGTCGTGGTCGGCGTCCCCGGCCGCGGGCTCGCGCGGGCCGTCCTCCGTGCCCAGGGCGTGGGCCAGGCGCGCCTCGGGCCGCTTGTCCCGCACCAGGCCGTTGGGGCCGCCGCGGTAGTGGGCGACGGGGGTGTCGAGGGGGGCGGTGTCGTCGGGTTCCGGCTGGTCGGGCTGGTCGGACCGTTCCGGCTGCGCGAGGTCGTAGCGGTAGGTCAGCACCACATCGGTGCGACGGTCGCCGTCGAAGTCCCCGGCGGTGGCGGTGGCAGGCGCCGTGGCGGGCGCCGCGCGGCGGGCCCGGCCGGTGGGGAGTGGGGTGGTACGGGCGGGGCCCGCCTTGGTGCCGAACGGCCCGTACAACACCCGGACCGCACCCCGGCCGTCGGCCGCCGAGGCCAGCAGGTCGGCCGCGCCGTCCCCGTCGAAGTCCCCCACGGCCAGCGCCAGAAATCCGGCCGCACCACCCCGGAGCGGGCGCGGCGCGGCCAGCCCGCGGGGGCCGCCGCGCATCATCACCGTCTCCCCCGTCCGCTCGCCCCGCGGCGAACTCGCGTGCCGGAAGCGCGCCGTCACCAGGTCGGTGAAGCCGTCGCCGTCGAGATCGGTGCGCAGCAGGGGCCCGACGTAGTCGTCCTCGGCGCCGTCGACGACGAGGCGGTGCCGCGGGTCGAGGCCGTGCGCCGAGCCGTAGACCACCGCCAGCCGGGCGGGCAGCGGCCCCCGGGAGGCGCTGGTGGGGCGGATGGCGGTGGCGAAGTCGTCGTAACCGTCGCCGTTGAAGTCCCCGAGCGAGGCACCGGCCGTCCCCTTCGTGGCCCCCTCGATCGGCTTCGGGCCCCCGTGGCGGCCCTCGCTGCACCCGGCGAGCAGCAGCACGGACACGGTCACGGCGGCGACGGGAACGGACGAACGCACGCTGGCACCTCGCGAGGCGGATCGAGCGGTCACGGACAAGGGTCGGGGACGAACGGACGGCGGTCCGGGACAAGGGGCACGGACAACGGGCACGGCTACGGACACAGCTACGGACACGAACGCGGATGCGAACGAAGGCTTCACCGCTCAAGGACTCCAGGAAGCACGATCGGGTTGCCTCACGGCCGTCCCCGCCGACGCCTCCGCGGAATGCACGCGACACCGGGCACCGAGGTTGCGATCATGGCGAGAAAACCTCTCCGGACGAGGAAGGGCGATGCCCGATGCCGGCCATACCCGCCGACCCGACCGTGCTGCACCCGATGCCCGAGCAGCCGCGGGTGGTGCTGCTGAAGCCGCTGATCACCTCGCCGCTGATCGAGGTCGGGGAGTTCTCGTACTACGACGACCCGGATGACCCCACCGCGTTCGAGTCCCGCAATGTGCTGTACCACTACGGGCCCGAGCGGCTGGTCATCGGGAAGTTCTGCGCGCTGGGCGAAGGGGTGCGGTTCATCATGAACGGCGCCAACCACCGCATGGACGGCCCCTCCACCTTCCCCTTCCCCATCATGGGCGGCTCGTGGGCCGACCACTTCGACCTGATCACCGGCCTGCCGGGCCGGGGCGACACCGTGGTGGGCCATGACGTCTGGTTCGGATACCGGACGATGGTGATGCCCGGGGTCCGCATCGGCCACGGTGCGGTCATCGCCTCCGGTTCCGTGGTGGTGGACGACGTCCCCGACTACGGCATCGTCGGCGGCAACCCGGCGGGGCTCATCCGCCGCCGCTACGACGACGCGGACATCGCCCGGCTGCTGGCCCTGGCCTGGTGGGACTGGCCGATCGAGCACCTCACCGCCCATATCCGCACGATCATGTCCGGAAGCGTGGACGAGCTGGAGGCGGCGGCCCCGCGCTGAACCCTGTCCGGCGGGCGGCAGAGGGGGCCTGCGCTACGGTCGCGGCCGTAGCGCAGGCCGTAGAGCAGGCCCCTTCTCTCAGTGCTCGAGACTCGTAGAGCAGGCCCCTTCTCTCAGTGCTCGAGACTCATGTACAGCCGGGTGCCCCGTGGCTGGTAGCCGACGCGTTCGTAGACGCGGCGGGAGCCCTCACCCGAGTACTCCAGCCATACCGACTGGGCTCCTCGGGCGAACATCGTCTCGGTCAGCGCGGCGGTGACCGCGGCGGCGATGCCCTGGCCGCGGAAGGCGGGCCGGGTGCCCACGCCCGCCAGTTCCGCGGTGCCCACGGCGGGCGCCGAGCAGGTGGCCCCGCCGGCGCAGCCCCCGTCGGGTGCCCGGACGAACCGGACCGCTCCCCCGTCCTCCTGGATGCGGCGCAGCCGGGCCGCCCCCTCCAGGGAGGAGGCGAACTCACCGGCGAACGCCTCGGACAGCGCGGCGTCGATCGCCCGGTAGTCCTCGTCCGTGGACGGGACGGTTACCGGGCCCGCCGGCGGGACCTCGGCCGGGCCGGCCTCCGTGTCCTGAGGAAGGGTGAGCCTGTCCGGGGTGCACACCAGATACGCGTGCACCGCCTCCACGGTGAATCCCGCCTCCCGCAGCGCGGGCTCCACCTCGGGCGCGGCGTCCGGCGCGAACTCGAGCCGGGGCTTGAGATCGCGTACCCGGAACGCCTCGATCAGCTCCTCGACGTCCCGGGCGGTGGGCCGGGTGCCGGGGAGCGGGGTCGCGTAGTTGATGTACGGGCTGGTGGTGCCGGGATCGAAGCCCGCCACAAAGCCCCCGGTTTCGACCAGCACGGGGCGGCGGCGGAGGTTGGCTACGGCAAAGCTCTGGACGTCGGTGCCCATGGTGATGTGACCTCACGAAGAAGCGCGGCGGAGGGCGCCGCGAAAGGAATGGCGTGCGGATACGTGGGGCCGCCGTGAGGAGACGTGTGTGGCACCGATCGTTCAGTGCCGACGGCGGCCGCTTGGGGACGCCGAGTCCATGGGCTTCAGTCCTTTGACAGGTAGCAGGCAGGAGAAATCGCCATCGGCGAACATATCCCACGGCGTGGCCGGGTGACAGTTCGTTTTTTGGGGCGGCGGCGCGGTCGGCGGCCCGCGCCCGGCCTTTTCTCCGTTCAGAGGATTGACGCGGACACACCACGACCTTACCTTCTCGACAGGTCTCGTCGTTCACAAAGAAACTTGGTCTTCATGTATGTGGACGCGCACCTACCCCCACCCCCCACGGGAAGGCATTCCCATGCGCATCCGTACGCTGCTCGCCTCGCTGGCGACCGTGACCGCCGTCATCGGTGGCCTGGCCCTCGCGATGCCCGCCGGCGCCACCACCGCGGCCGCACCCTTCGCCGACCCCTCGAAGGCGCCGGGCGGCAACTTCGACCTGTCGGTGTGGCAACTCCAGGAACCGGTCGGCTCCCCCGGCAAGCCGACGACCATCCCCTCGTCCCGGCTTCAGGGCTCGAACGGATTCCAGGACGACTACTTCTACACCGACAAGCGCGACGGGGCGATGACGTTCTGGGCGCCGGAAAAGGGCGTCACCACACCGAACTCCAACTACGCCCGCTCCGAACTGCGCGAGATGAACCGCAACGGCGGCGCCGCGGACTGGTCGCTGAGCGGCTCCCACAAGCTGCAGGCGACGCTGCGCGTGGTGTCGGTGACGAAGAATGTCTGCGTCGGGCAGATCCACCTCGGCTCGGGCGGGTCCTCCACAAAGCCGCTGGTGGAGCTCTACTACCGCGCCAACGGCGACATCGTCCTCGGAACGGAGAACTCGCCCGAGGGCGGCCAGACGCTGCACAACGTGGGCCATGTGTCGGTCGGCAAGACCTGGAACTACACGATCGGCGTCTCCGGCGGCGACACGATCGACCTGACGGTCAACGGCAGCACGACGCACTACGACATCCCGTCGTCCTTCTTCCAGTACAAGCAGTACTTCAAGGCCGGCTCCTACAACCAGTCGTCCTCCGACAGCACCACGAACGGAGCGCGCGTCGGCTTCTACGGCCTGACCGTCTCCCACAGCTGAGCACCTGAGACCCGGCGGCCAAGGGGCCGCCGGGTCGTCGGCGTCAGCCGACCGGAAACCGAGCCACCCAGCGCCGCTGCCAAGGGGTCTCGACGGCCCGGTGATGATGGTGCGCGCGCGTCCAGGCGACAGCGTCCGTGGGCGCCACCCCCGCCATGATGGCCAGGCAGGCGATGACGGTCCCGGTGCGCCCGACGCCGCCTCCGCAGGCGACTTCGACGGGCGTGCCCGCCCGTGCCCGCTGGTGCAGCGCGCGGATCTGCCGCACGGCCAGGTCACGGTCACGCGGCAGCAGGAAATCGGGCCACTCGATCCACGCCCGCTCCCACTCCAGCCCCCCGTCATGCCGGTGGCGCAGCCGGGTGGACCCCAGATAGAGACCGAAGCCGGGCAGCGGCGCGTCCGGTCGCGGGTGGCGCAGCCCCCGGCCACGGACCCAGGAGCCATCCGGCAGCCGAAGGGAACCCGGCAGTGGTGTGTCACTCATCGGTCCCCGCTCCCGGCCCGAAGACCCACATCGCTCGAAGCGGCGTCGAAGTACAGCCGCCTATCGGCAGCGTAGTCCGTTCGGGCGCATATCCCGCTCCCCCGCGGTTACCCAGTGGGGACGAGCGGGGCGTGAACAGAGTGCGGTCCGGTGTGCTCGGCTTACGCTCCGCCGGGAAGAAAGGGCCACGCCCATGACGACTCCCGGCAACTTGCCCTCACCCGAGCAAGGGCTCGTTCTCACCCATTTCCTGACCGTGCGCGACGTCGTGAGATCGAGACGCTTCTACGCCGACATCTTCGGCGGCGAGGTCGTACTGGAGGAGAACCCGGCCATCGTGCGGGTGGCCAACAGCTGGATCATCATGAACCCCGGAGGCGGGCCCACCCCGGACAAGCCCGAGGTGACGCTTGTGCCGCCGGAGGGCGGTAACACCGTGTCCAGTTTCCTGAACGTCCGTGTCGCCGATATCGCCGCCTTCTACGCCGACGCCGTGGCCAAAGGAGCGGAGTTCCTCACGGAGCCCCTCGACCGCAAGGCCGAGCTGCGCTGCTATCTGCGCGACCCCGATGGCTACCTCATCGAGGTCGGCCAGGCCACCGGCATGCTCCGCGGGGTGTTCGCCGACCGTTGACCCACGGCCCCTCCCCGTTTGTGGTGATCTCAGCGCGGTCTTGTCGTATCGGAGCTCGATCGCGAGTGCGCAGCGGCGCTCCGACCGGGCGCTCCGCAAAGGAGGGAGCTCCCAGCACCCGGTCGGTGCGCGCGCGCATCAGACGGTCGCGGCCAGCCAGCCGATGGTCTCGGTGGTGTGCTTGCCGTCGCTCTTGGCGGCGCCGGCGTACACCTCGTTCAGGCGGATGAGGAAGCCCGTGTTGGTGACGTCATGAATGCGGATGCCGGGTGTCTCCGGGCCGTTGAAGGTCTGGGTCAGCGGGAGAACGACGACGCTGGAACCCGCCGGAAACGGGGTGGGGAAGGTGACGCGCGTGAAGGTCGAGGTGTTACCGCCAGTCGTCTCGATCGCATTGTCCGAGCTCAGGTCGATCTTGCCGGTCTGGATAAAGCTCATCGTCAACTTCCTTCGTTGGCAGCCTGGTTGCTCGGCCGTCCACGACGGCCGACGGGACACTCGCCATGAAATGGGCTTTGTATGCCGAAGTCCCACAAACGAGTGATCACCTTTCGGACAGCGCGACCGTGCGCATCTCAGTCGGCCTTGGAAGTTCGTTCGGATCGCTGGGCGGACCAAGCCCCCGAACATCACCTCCCAATGGCGTATCCCCGCGTGCTGTGCACACGATGGTGGGGTACGGCCACCCGTTCAGCCCCGCCTTCGGCACCCTCTCCAGCCAGGAGGAAGCTCTCCAGCCAGGAGGAAGCAGGCAATTCTTCGTTTTGCCCCGGACCAGCACTATTGCCGCTGGAAGCATTCCTGACTCGGTGACATCACTTCAGGTAGGTGAATCATGGGTATCCGAACAGGAAAGACCAATACGTTCGCCGCACTCGTCGCGGCGCTGGTGACTGTCCTGGTGGTCTCCCTCAGCACGAGTCCTGGAGCATGGGGCGAGAGCCCCGGCCATGGCACCGCGACGGCGCAAGCGCCGTCGCCTTACCCGCAGGCGAAACCGCCCCCCGGCTTTCAGTCCAAGTACGCGGAGGTAAACGGCTTCCGCATGCACTACCTGCGAGGCGGCAAAGGCTCACCGGTCGTGCTGATCCACGGGTTCCCTCAGTCGTGGGTCGAGTGGCGGGACCAGATGGGACCGCTCGCCGAGCACCACACCGTGATCGCCGTCGACCTCCGCGGCGCCGGCAACTCCGAAGTCACCAAGAGCGGCTACCAGAAGGCGCAGATGGCCCGGGACGTGCATGAGCTGCTGAAGCGGCTGAAGCTGAACGACGGCATCCAGGTCGTCGGGCACGACGTCGGCCTGTGGGTCAGCTACGCCTACGCGGCCCAGTGGCCGTCGGAGGTTCGCCGCATGGCCGTGATGGAGGCTCCCATCCCGGACGACAGCCTGTACCGCTTCCCGGCCCTGGAGGCCAACCCGAGGACCCCGTCGATGTGGCACTTCGGCCTGTTCCAGTTGCCTCTCGCCGAGCAGCTCATCTCCGGTCACGAGCGCGTCTTCGTCCGCGGCTTCATCGGGGAGCTTCTGGAGAACAAGTCCGCATTCACACCGGCTGACTACGACTTCTACGCCCATTACCTGAAGGAGCCGGGCCGCACGTTGGCCTGGATGCGCATGTACCGCCAGCTCCGCGAGGACGTCCAGCAGAACAAGAAGTTCCTGGCCGAAGGCAAACTGAGGATGCCCATTCTGGCGATCGGCGGCCAGGCATCGTTCGGTGGCAAGATCGCCGACCAATGGCGTGACTACGCCGTGAAAGTCCACGGCCGGGTCGTGAAGGGTTCGGGTCACTGGGTGACCGAGGAGAAGCCGCGCGAAGTGACGGCCATGCTGCAGTCCTTCCTGCGGAAGTAGGTTCCACAGCGACATCGCCGTCTGCGTCGTCCACCACGCACGGTAGTCAGGTGACATCTGGCCCGTTGGTGGCACGTCCCCGCGTCCCGCGTCCACCGGATCTTCGTCTGAACGGATGAACGGGAGTCCCCGCGTCGGCGCGGCGACTCCCGTTCCTGCGGCTTCGCAGGTCAGGATGGGTCTGCCCGCGTAGTGCCCTGGTGGGGCGGGTGGGACTCGAACCCACGGCCGACGGATTATGAGTCCGCTGCTCTAACCGGCTGAGCTACCGCCCCGTAACGGCGCGTCGTACACATCTGCGCGCGCCGTCTGCCGCAGCATAGCCGCTCATACGATCTGCTGCTTCGAAGGGCCGGTGATGGGAGCCCCCCTGGCTTCGATCATGGCGTAGATCACGTCCATAGGGGCCCGGAAATGAAAAAGGACCCCGCAAGGGGTCCTCCTCACTGCTCCCCCGACTGGACTCGAACCAGTAACCCTCCGGTTAACAGCCGAATGCTCTGCCAATTGAGCTACAGGGGACCGAGCTCCCCCGACTGGACTCGAACCAGTAACCTGCCGGTTAACAGCCGGCTGCTCTGCCAATTGAGCTACAGGGGATTGCTCCGTGTGCCGCGACCGTGACCCCGCCCGGGGCTTCCGGACGGCGTGCGCTCGCTGCGACACATACATTAGCGCAAGCAGGGGGGTGCTCCGCCAATCGGTTCGCCGCGTCCGCCCTCGGGCGATCCGCGGCCGATCCAGGGATGATCTTCTACGTGATCGTGGGTGATCTGCGGCGCGGGCGGGTAGGCGCGCAGCACGACCCCGGGGTCCGGACGTGAAGGACAGCGAGAAGGGCAGGTCGATGCGCTACCGGCTGACGTTCATCACTGGGATGGCTGTGGGTTACGTGCTGGGCACGCGAGCGGGCCATGAGCGGTACGAGCAGTTGCGCGCCTGTGCGCAGAAGTTCGCGCGGAATCCGGCCGTCCGCAATACCGCCGAGTCGGCCGCGCAAGGAGGCCGACTGGCCGCCGTGCGCGCGCTGGACAAGGTCCGGCCGCTGCGCGAGAAGATCGGGCAGCGCGACGCCCGCGCGGTGGGCGAGGACGACTGGGGCACCAGCAACACCTAGCCGCGGCGGTGGCATGATCTGATCCATGGGGATAGTCGCCGGGTTGGACAGTTCGTCCGAGAGCACACGAATCGTCGTCTGTGACACCGATACGGGTGCCGTGATCAAACAGGGGTACGCCCCGCACCCGGTCGGCGGCAGCGGCGATGTGGATCCACAGGCGTGGCTGATGTCCCTCGGCGAGGCCGCCGAGGGCGGGCTCCTCGAAGGGGTCCAGGCCATCGGCGTCTCGGCGCAGCAGCACGGGCTGCTGGCGCTGGACGCGGGCGGGGTGCTGGTGCGCCCCGCGCTGATGGGCAACGACAAGCGCGCCCAGTCCGCGGCCGCCGACCTCACCGAGGCGCTCGGCGGCCGCACCGCATGGGCCCAGGCGGTCGGCGCCGTGCCGACCGCCTCGCAGCCGGTAGCCAAGCTGCGCTGGCTGGCGCGGAGCGAGCCGGACTCGGCGCACCGCGTGGCCGAGCTGATGCAGCCGCACGACTGGCTGGTGTGGCAGCTGCTGGGGCGGCCGGTGCGGCGTACGACCGACCGCGGCACGGCCTCCAGCAGCGGCTACTGGTCGGCGGCGAGCGGGTCCTGGCGCCCCGACCTGGTCCAGCTGGCCCTCGGTCACCAGGTGCGGCTGCCGGAGGTCATCGGCCCGGCCGACGCCGCCGGGCACACCCCCGAGGGGCTGCTGATCTCCGCCGGTACGGGCGAGACCATGGCCGCCGCCTTCGGGCTCGGGGTCGGGGTCGGCGACGCGGTGATCTCCCTGGGCGCCTCCGGCTCGGTCTTCTCCATCCACCACGAGGCGCTGGCCGATCCGACCGGCACGATCCTCTCGTACGCGGACGCCACCGGAATGCATCTGCCGGTGGTGCATACGCTCAACGCGGTACGGACGCTGCGCGGTACGGCGGAGCTACTCGGTACGGATCTCGACGGGCTCTCCGCCCTCGCGATGAAGTCCACCCCGGGGTCGTACGGCCTGGTGCTGCTGCCCTATCTG contains:
- a CDS encoding SMP-30/gluconolactonase/LRE family protein — its product is MSTRPSLEIAVRASAVLGEGPTWDAAARRLIWVDILSSRVHTYDPATGRRTTLATEQHVGAAKPRAGGGLVVNLRDGIGMYGADGGFDWLVREAVPGRRGNDAAVAPDGALWAGTMRYDETAGGGTLSRIGADGSPAEFLPEVTVSNGIGWSPDGRLMYYIDTPTRRIDVFDVDDADGPVVASRRPFAEVEKGAGFPDGLCVDADGAVWVALWDGAAIRRYAPDGTLDRVVELPFPRPTACAFGGADLTDLYLTSARAGLGASAPPLAGSLLVIEGAGQGLAQPAFAG
- a CDS encoding IclR family transcriptional regulator — translated: MGRLVPAVTRALDILELFLDGDGTLSAPEITRRLGLPRTTVHELVTTLAARSYLVQVPDQPGRYRLGVRPYQLGSRYAEQLDLAAEGRQVARSVAETCDETVHVAILEGMDVIYIAKVDSTHAVRMVSAAGRRLPAHCTSVGKMLLASLPDDALDARLSNEQPLPAMTDNSITSPVELRRHLLTVRERGIAVEQRESNPDVSCVAAPVRDSTGKVVAALSISVPTIRWSEERQAELEELAAKGAGELSARLGHRRRDI
- a CDS encoding OsmC family peroxiredoxin → MATTRTAHTVWQGNLAQGQGTVTFDSSGIGEQQVSWPSRAEQANGKTSPEELIAAAHSSCFSMALSHGLTQAGNPPTQLTTQADVTFQPGTGITGIHLTVEGTVEGLDEAAFTAAAEDAKKNCPVSQALAGTEITLSAKLA
- a CDS encoding histidine phosphatase family protein, whose amino-acid sequence is MAELVLIRHGETEWSRSRKHTSWTDVPLTPRGEEQARALRPPLAARKIGLTLVSPMARATRTARLAGLEDLTVEPELHEWDYGGYEGITTTEIHRTRPDWDLWTDGVPPGGPDHPGESPERIGARVDRVLDRIAAELAAEDGADVVLVAHAHVLRVLTARRLGLPPSAGALFRLDTATVSRLGTEHGRPVVVAWNVGSESISGQGATGSGGTPAG
- the trxA gene encoding thioredoxin, with protein sequence MSTSTVELTKDNFDEIVSGSEFVLIDFWASWCGPCRMFAPIYEKAAERHQDLLFAKVDTEAQPELAAAFDIQSIPTLMIVRENIAVFAQPGALPEPALEDVIGQARDLDMDSVRASIAAASNEKRAIDEEKEQAAAGDEKASGNRG
- a CDS encoding FG-GAP and VCBS repeat-containing protein, which translates into the protein MRSSVPVAAVTVSVLLLAGCSEGRHGGPKPIEGATKGTAGASLGDFNGDGYDDFATAIRPTSASRGPLPARLAVVYGSAHGLDPRHRLVVDGAEDDYVGPLLRTDLDGDGFTDLVTARFRHASSPRGERTGETVMMRGGPRGLAAPRPLRGGAAGFLALAVGDFDGDGAADLLASAADGRGAVRVLYGPFGTKAGPARTTPLPTGRARRAAPATAPATATAGDFDGDRRTDVVLTYRYDLAQPERSDQPDQPEPDDTAPLDTPVAHYRGGPNGLVRDKRPEARLAHALGTEDGPREPAAGDADHDGIDDLLAPGQGTLGPGRHSGAGRLTVVHGARSGLGRGRSDLTVDPSGPGLPGDARRGDGFGGSPSVGDITGDGRPDLVVATPEKNYGNGRLTLLPGARRGHGGEYDPAASAHEGNGGEQTLDLDTPGVPGRHTPYGFDAFAPQPPLLDVDGDGHAEVIAAAPGYGHGRTGGFWVFRGTDRGLSPRDVGRFTPADLGIRFRTA
- a CDS encoding CatB-related O-acetyltransferase, translated to MPAIPADPTVLHPMPEQPRVVLLKPLITSPLIEVGEFSYYDDPDDPTAFESRNVLYHYGPERLVIGKFCALGEGVRFIMNGANHRMDGPSTFPFPIMGGSWADHFDLITGLPGRGDTVVGHDVWFGYRTMVMPGVRIGHGAVIASGSVVVDDVPDYGIVGGNPAGLIRRRYDDADIARLLALAWWDWPIEHLTAHIRTIMSGSVDELEAAAPR
- a CDS encoding GNAT family N-acetyltransferase, whose translation is MGTDVQSFAVANLRRRPVLVETGGFVAGFDPGTTSPYINYATPLPGTRPTARDVEELIEAFRVRDLKPRLEFAPDAAPEVEPALREAGFTVEAVHAYLVCTPDRLTLPQDTEAGPAEVPPAGPVTVPSTDEDYRAIDAALSEAFAGEFASSLEGAARLRRIQEDGGAVRFVRAPDGGCAGGATCSAPAVGTAELAGVGTRPAFRGQGIAAAVTAALTETMFARGAQSVWLEYSGEGSRRVYERVGYQPRGTRLYMSLEH